The Buttiauxella selenatireducens genome has a window encoding:
- the fdnI gene encoding formate dehydrogenase-N subunit gamma, with protein MKQSKSIVRTKFIDRACHWTVVICFFLVALSGIALFFPTLQWLTQTFGTPQMGRILHPFFGVLIFVALMFMFARFVHHNIPEKQDWPWIKNIVEVLKGNEHKVADVGKYNAGQKMMFWTIMSMIFVLLVTGVIIWRPYFADFFPMKVVRYSLLIHATVAIILIHAILIHMYMAFWVKGSIKGMIVGKVSRRWAQKHHPRWYRAILAKEAKKESTEGL; from the coding sequence ATTAAGCAGAGCAAATCGATTGTCAGGACCAAGTTTATCGACCGTGCCTGCCACTGGACGGTGGTGATCTGCTTCTTCCTGGTGGCGCTTTCTGGCATCGCGTTGTTCTTCCCGACGCTGCAATGGTTGACGCAAACCTTCGGTACGCCGCAAATGGGGCGCATTCTGCACCCGTTTTTTGGCGTGCTGATTTTTGTGGCGCTGATGTTTATGTTTGCGCGTTTCGTGCATCACAATATCCCGGAAAAGCAGGACTGGCCGTGGATTAAAAATATTGTCGAAGTGCTGAAAGGCAACGAGCATAAAGTCGCGGATGTCGGCAAATATAACGCCGGCCAGAAGATGATGTTCTGGACCATCATGAGCATGATTTTCGTGCTGCTGGTGACCGGCGTGATTATCTGGCGGCCTTATTTTGCCGATTTCTTCCCGATGAAAGTGGTGCGCTACAGCCTGCTGATTCACGCAACCGTCGCCATTATTCTGATCCACGCCATTCTGATTCATATGTATATGGCGTTCTGGGTGAAAGGCTCGATTAAAGGGATGATCGTCGGCAAAGTGAGCCGCCGCTGGGCGCAGAAACACCATCCGCGTTGGTATCGCGCTATTCTTGCCAAAGAAGCGAAGAAAGAGAGCACCGAAGGGTTGTAA
- a CDS encoding DUF1158 domain-containing protein, whose amino-acid sequence MKHPLETLMSAGGILLLAFFSCLLLPAPALTLDLAKKLIATFHLQDLNQLYTIIFCLWFLALGAIEYFVIRFIWRRWFSIDREG is encoded by the coding sequence ATGAAACACCCTCTGGAAACCCTGATGAGTGCTGGCGGTATTTTGCTGCTGGCTTTCTTTTCCTGCCTGCTGTTGCCAGCCCCTGCGCTGACGCTCGATCTCGCCAAAAAGTTGATAGCGACTTTCCATTTACAGGATTTAAACCAGCTTTACACCATCATCTTTTGCCTGTGGTTTTTGGCGCTGGGTGCCATCGAATACTTCGTGATTCGCTTTATCTGGAGACGTTGGTTTTCGATTGACCGAGAGGGGTAG
- a CDS encoding mechanosensitive ion channel family protein, with protein sequence MKDLVSFLSNFGIILDPATSILVVLAIIFIIALVVHLILHRIVLRAFEKRAKSSQHLWLQIITENKLFQRVALTLQGVIVNIQVVLWMQKGSDISTILIICAQLWIMLYSLLSLFSLLDVIYNLSQKFTISSNIPLKGIFQGVKLIASIVIGIMIVSRIIGQSPAILISGLGAMAAVLMLVFKDPILGLVAGIQLSANRMLKLGDWLEMPKYGADGAVTDIGLTTVKVRNWDNTITTIPTYALVSDAFKNWSGMSQSGGRRIKRSINIDTTSIHFLSVDEIERLMKARLLKPYMDSRTKEIEDYNRTHNSDGVSVLNARSMTNVGTFRVYLTEYLQNHPRIRKDMTLMVRQLAPGAEGLPIEIYAFTNTVVWLEYEAIQADIFEHIFAVVDQFGLRIHQSPTGNDIRTRHTSSCRCVGGSQSPESLT encoded by the coding sequence ATGAAAGATTTGGTTTCATTTTTAAGTAATTTCGGGATTATTCTTGATCCTGCTACGTCGATATTAGTGGTTCTGGCTATTATTTTTATAATCGCTTTGGTGGTGCATTTAATTCTTCACAGAATAGTGTTGCGAGCCTTTGAAAAACGGGCAAAATCCAGCCAACATTTATGGCTGCAAATTATTACAGAAAACAAGTTATTTCAACGCGTTGCTTTAACCCTGCAAGGGGTAATCGTCAATATCCAGGTGGTGTTGTGGATGCAGAAAGGCAGCGACATCAGCACGATATTGATCATCTGCGCTCAGCTGTGGATTATGCTGTATTCATTGCTGTCATTATTTTCTCTGTTGGATGTTATTTATAATTTATCACAAAAATTTACTATTTCGTCGAATATCCCGCTGAAAGGAATATTCCAGGGCGTGAAACTGATCGCCTCTATTGTTATTGGCATCATGATTGTCTCGCGCATCATTGGCCAGTCGCCCGCTATTCTGATAAGCGGCCTGGGGGCGATGGCTGCGGTACTGATGTTGGTATTCAAGGACCCGATTCTGGGGCTGGTTGCCGGTATTCAGCTTTCGGCGAACCGTATGTTGAAATTGGGCGACTGGCTGGAAATGCCTAAGTATGGCGCGGATGGTGCGGTCACCGATATTGGTTTGACCACCGTCAAAGTCCGTAACTGGGATAATACCATTACCACGATCCCAACTTATGCCCTGGTTTCTGATGCGTTTAAAAACTGGAGTGGAATGTCGCAGTCTGGCGGTCGTCGAATTAAACGCAGTATTAATATTGATACCACCAGTATTCATTTTCTGTCTGTAGATGAAATTGAACGATTAATGAAAGCGAGATTATTGAAACCTTATATGGACTCGCGCACGAAAGAAATTGAAGATTATAACCGCACACATAATAGCGACGGGGTTTCTGTACTTAACGCCCGCAGCATGACTAACGTCGGCACGTTCCGGGTTTATCTGACCGAATATCTGCAAAACCATCCGCGTATTCGTAAAGACATGACCTTAATGGTGCGTCAGTTAGCGCCGGGTGCAGAAGGCTTACCCATCGAGATTTATGCTTTCACCAATACGGTCGTGTGGCTGGAATATGAAGCGATTCAGGCCGATATCTTCGAACATATATTTGCCGTAGTCGATCAGTTTGGTTTGCGTATTCATCAGTCGCCGACCGGTAACGATATTCGCACCCGTCATACTTCAAGCTGCAGGTGCGTTGGCGGCTCTCAGTCACCCGAATCACTTACTTGA
- a CDS encoding YbdK family carboxylate-amine ligase: MPLSDFAHSDPYTLGIELELQIISPPANDLSQDSSLLIDALTGVVTEGEVKHDITESMLEIATGVCTDIAQANSQLSSLRQHVLKVASQHHLAICGGGTHPFQKWQRQEVCQSERYNQTLELFGYLMKQATVFGQHVHVGCENEEDAIYLMHGLSRFVPHVIALAASSPYIQGSDTTYASSRLNIFSAFPDNGPAPFVSNWQEFKWMYQRLESSSIVQSMKDLHWDIRPSPHFGTVEVRVMDTPLTITRAINIAGFIQALAHWLLSERPFVPRSEDYLLYRFNRFQACRFGFEGMLTDIRNGEQRTLAEDILPLLDTLAPYAASLQATPALEAIEGYVRHNDSDTRRIRQFITEGGLLTELVREHCEIWAKE, translated from the coding sequence ATGCCACTCAGTGATTTTGCCCATTCTGACCCCTACACCCTCGGTATTGAGCTGGAATTGCAAATCATCAGCCCACCCGCCAACGATCTCAGCCAGGACTCATCGCTGCTGATTGACGCGCTAACTGGCGTTGTGACCGAAGGTGAAGTCAAACATGACATCACTGAAAGCATGTTGGAAATTGCAACGGGCGTGTGTACTGACATCGCACAGGCGAATTCGCAGCTTTCCAGCTTGCGTCAGCACGTCTTGAAGGTGGCAAGCCAACATCATCTGGCTATTTGCGGCGGAGGGACGCATCCGTTTCAAAAATGGCAGCGCCAGGAAGTGTGCCAAAGTGAACGTTATAACCAGACGCTTGAGCTATTCGGCTATTTAATGAAGCAGGCCACTGTTTTTGGCCAACACGTTCATGTCGGATGCGAAAACGAAGAAGACGCTATCTATTTAATGCATGGATTATCGCGCTTTGTTCCGCACGTCATCGCCCTCGCTGCATCGTCGCCTTATATTCAGGGCAGTGATACCACCTATGCTTCATCACGCTTGAATATTTTTTCCGCCTTCCCGGACAACGGCCCTGCCCCGTTCGTAAGCAACTGGCAAGAGTTTAAATGGATGTACCAGCGCCTCGAGTCCAGCAGCATCGTGCAGTCGATGAAAGATCTGCATTGGGATATTCGCCCCAGCCCACACTTTGGCACGGTTGAAGTGCGCGTGATGGATACCCCTTTAACCATCACGCGTGCGATTAATATTGCCGGTTTTATTCAGGCGCTGGCGCATTGGTTGCTGAGCGAACGTCCATTTGTTCCACGTTCTGAAGATTATCTGTTGTATCGTTTTAACCGTTTTCAGGCCTGCCGTTTTGGCTTTGAAGGGATGCTGACTGATATCCGCAATGGCGAACAACGCACGTTGGCAGAAGACATTTTGCCACTGCTTGATACTCTCGCACCTTACGCCGCGTCACTACAGGCGACCCCGGCGTTAGAAGCGATTGAGGGCTACGTTCGCCACAACGACAGTGACACTCGTCGCATCCGTCAATTTATTACCGAAGGCGGGCTGTTAACCGAGTTGGTGCGCGAACATTGTGAAATTTGGGCAAAAGAGTAA
- a CDS encoding helix-turn-helix transcriptional regulator, whose product MTHSSNFLMKNIFILSDNRYLLPGVKHLLSTFCQDDVTFNVKHITNNKLKEFFEELRSQENNTNSVNYFIVEKQVFYILKLNNPSPAGILIPPTVAISELHNILLKHNKKDKFLDSEFYYRNTHSHREVEVVSMLLEGIQPKNIADTLGISIKTVSHHKQIAIKKSGFSNFNEYYMRNLTIHPFLHQH is encoded by the coding sequence ATGACTCACTCGTCAAATTTCCTGATGAAGAATATTTTTATATTGAGCGACAACCGTTATTTATTACCCGGTGTAAAACACCTCTTATCCACCTTTTGTCAGGATGACGTCACGTTCAATGTTAAGCATATAACTAACAATAAGTTAAAAGAATTCTTTGAGGAATTAAGATCGCAAGAAAACAACACCAACTCAGTTAATTATTTCATCGTTGAAAAACAGGTATTTTATATCCTGAAGTTAAATAATCCCTCACCTGCTGGCATACTTATCCCACCCACGGTGGCAATAAGTGAACTGCATAATATTTTGCTGAAGCACAATAAAAAAGATAAATTCCTGGATTCCGAATTTTACTATCGAAATACACATTCACATCGTGAAGTTGAAGTGGTATCGATGCTTCTGGAAGGCATTCAGCCCAAAAACATCGCAGACACGCTAGGGATCTCGATAAAAACCGTGAGTCACCACAAACAAATTGCGATTAAAAAAAGTGGTTTCTCGAACTTTAATGAATACTACATGCGTAATTTGACCATTCATCCTTTTCTCCATCAGCATTGA
- a CDS encoding (R)-mandelonitrile lyase gives MEEKLKITPAGSQPSQSGPESYFTGRVRIDAPFQTTPPARAGGATVTFEPGARTAWHTHPLGQTLIITHGHGWLQEWGAEIREINQGDIVWIPEGVKHWHGATPDNAMTHIAIAESLNGSPVEWLEHVSDDQYKK, from the coding sequence ATGGAAGAAAAGCTGAAAATCACCCCGGCGGGCTCCCAGCCCTCTCAATCGGGTCCGGAAAGTTACTTCACAGGCAGAGTCCGTATTGACGCACCTTTCCAGACCACTCCCCCAGCACGCGCTGGCGGCGCAACCGTCACTTTTGAACCCGGTGCGCGTACCGCCTGGCATACCCATCCCCTTGGCCAAACCCTGATTATTACCCACGGTCATGGCTGGCTACAGGAATGGGGTGCAGAAATTCGTGAAATCAACCAGGGCGATATTGTCTGGATACCCGAAGGCGTAAAGCACTGGCACGGTGCGACGCCCGACAATGCCATGACCCATATCGCGATTGCTGAGTCACTGAACGGCAGCCCCGTTGAATGGCTGGAGCATGTCAGCGACGATCAGTATAAAAAGTAG